The following coding sequences are from one Prochlorococcus sp. MIT 0604 window:
- a CDS encoding RpoD/SigA family RNA polymerase sigma factor, whose translation MVSSLPTQAEQPKRKSNDPISWYLQNIGRVPLLTPAEEIELGNQVQKMMILTEDGQLNEKINEFTTQQKRTIKIGRRAKERMMKANLRLVVSVAKKYQGKGLELLDLVQEGSLGLERAVEKFDPTRGYKFSTYAFWWIRQSMTRAIACQSRTIRLPVHLSERLATIRKVSRDLAHKLGAMPSRIEIAEAMEIDVEELDSVLRQALSTSSLDAPVNGDDGRSFLGDLIADSNNEEPLDQVEQKMHQEQLGKWLSHLSEQEQHVLKLRFGLDANERHTLAEIGRLLEVSRERVRQVELKALRKLRNLTRKLPSGI comes from the coding sequence ATGGTTTCATCGTTACCAACACAAGCAGAACAACCTAAAAGAAAGAGTAATGATCCAATAAGTTGGTATTTGCAGAACATCGGCAGAGTCCCCTTGTTAACGCCCGCCGAGGAGATTGAATTGGGTAATCAAGTCCAGAAAATGATGATTCTTACAGAAGATGGCCAATTGAATGAAAAGATTAACGAATTTACAACTCAGCAAAAGAGAACAATAAAAATTGGTCGAAGAGCAAAAGAAAGAATGATGAAAGCAAATTTAAGATTAGTTGTCAGTGTGGCAAAAAAATATCAAGGTAAAGGACTAGAACTTCTTGATTTAGTGCAAGAAGGTTCTCTTGGGTTGGAGAGGGCTGTTGAAAAATTTGATCCGACAAGAGGATATAAGTTTTCTACTTATGCTTTTTGGTGGATTAGACAGAGTATGACCAGAGCAATCGCATGTCAATCAAGAACAATCCGTTTACCTGTTCATTTAAGTGAAAGGTTAGCCACCATTAGAAAAGTTAGCAGAGATTTGGCTCATAAACTTGGTGCTATGCCAAGCAGAATTGAAATTGCAGAGGCAATGGAAATTGATGTAGAAGAATTGGATTCTGTTTTGAGACAAGCGTTATCTACGAGCAGTTTAGACGCTCCAGTAAATGGTGATGATGGCAGGAGCTTTTTAGGTGATTTGATTGCAGATAGCAATAATGAAGAACCTTTAGATCAAGTTGAACAAAAAATGCATCAAGAGCAACTAGGGAAGTGGTTAAGTCACTTAAGCGAGCAAGAACAACATGTTCTCAAATTAAGGTTTGGACTTGATGCAAATGAGAGACATACGCTTGCTGAGATCGGAAGGTTATTAGAAGTTTCTAGAGAAAGAGTAAGACAAGTGGAACTTAAAGCCCTAAGAAAATTAAGAAATTTAACTAGAAAATTACCCAGCGGTATTTAA
- a CDS encoding bifunctional ADP-dependent NAD(P)H-hydrate dehydratase/NAD(P)H-hydrate epimerase, with product MNEIVWPTIDSKHLIVDSKQMLIVEKEMFSDGMPQEALMEKAGIQISRWLLKKKPLLKNGITVFIGPGHNGGDGAVIARELFLKGFYVQVWCPFPIKKTLTNDHLHYLTSIGVTKLVEPPDANRKDLWIDAVFGNNQTRKVDDKLIKLFNQKFHKKSGKVISIDIPTGLCPDKGEPFLEDAVKADYTLAIGLYKIGLTQDSALPFIGELHHIDIGIPTSKLSKVEKRIFKVTYKDIKNIDLPSLPKNSNKYQRGRTLIISGSEKYPGAAYLALKGAISSGAGFISAVLPEIVAESIWQVAPEIVLKETMQSKQNGNASLFSALKNINLSAYDSLVVGPGIGIDNDDWQKSKDYLMAFGGLLILDADALNRISESKLGANFFLERKFKTWITPHSKEFQRLFPNITSDTKLGLAHFAAKEFNISILLKGANSIVADNKRVWQLFGTDSQTARAGLGDLLSGFIAGSSAIDLNFCRNITTDFFAKYVLLHSFAASKCKKGSNASAIGDELSKLIRNIKTRQIS from the coding sequence CGAAATTGTATGGCCAACAATTGATTCTAAACATTTAATTGTTGATTCAAAGCAAATGTTGATAGTAGAGAAAGAAATGTTTTCTGATGGAATGCCACAAGAAGCATTGATGGAAAAAGCTGGTATCCAAATTAGTAGATGGCTCTTAAAAAAGAAACCTCTTCTAAAGAATGGAATAACTGTTTTTATAGGTCCTGGGCATAATGGCGGGGACGGTGCTGTAATAGCTAGAGAGCTTTTTTTGAAAGGTTTTTATGTTCAGGTATGGTGTCCATTCCCGATAAAAAAAACACTGACAAATGATCACCTTCATTATCTTACATCTATTGGTGTCACAAAATTAGTAGAGCCTCCTGATGCAAATAGGAAAGATCTTTGGATTGATGCAGTTTTTGGTAATAATCAAACAAGAAAAGTTGATGATAAATTAATTAAACTATTCAATCAAAAATTTCATAAAAAATCTGGAAAGGTAATAAGTATTGATATTCCTACAGGATTATGTCCTGATAAAGGAGAGCCTTTTTTAGAAGACGCAGTAAAGGCAGACTATACCTTGGCCATTGGTCTTTATAAGATTGGGTTGACCCAAGATTCTGCTTTACCTTTTATTGGAGAATTGCACCATATAGATATTGGGATCCCTACTAGTAAGCTGTCCAAAGTTGAAAAAAGGATTTTTAAGGTTACTTACAAAGATATAAAAAATATTGATTTACCTTCTTTACCAAAAAATTCCAACAAATATCAAAGAGGTAGAACATTAATAATTAGTGGAAGTGAAAAATATCCTGGCGCTGCATATTTAGCACTAAAAGGGGCAATATCAAGTGGAGCCGGTTTTATATCTGCGGTCCTGCCTGAGATAGTTGCTGAATCTATTTGGCAAGTTGCCCCAGAAATAGTTTTAAAAGAAACTATGCAATCTAAACAAAATGGAAATGCATCATTATTTAGTGCATTAAAGAATATTAACTTATCTGCATATGACTCATTAGTAGTAGGTCCAGGAATTGGTATTGATAATGATGATTGGCAAAAATCAAAAGACTACCTTATGGCTTTTGGAGGATTATTGATTTTGGATGCAGATGCTCTTAATAGAATTTCGGAATCTAAGTTAGGCGCAAATTTCTTTTTAGAGAGAAAATTTAAAACATGGATTACACCACATAGCAAAGAATTTCAAAGGTTATTCCCTAATATCACGTCTGATACTAAATTAGGGCTAGCTCATTTTGCCGCAAAAGAATTTAACATTAGTATTTTATTGAAGGGAGCTAACAGCATAGTTGCGGATAATAAGAGAGTATGGCAACTTTTTGGAACCGATTCTCAGACAGCTCGAGCTGGACTAGGTGATCTTTTATCTGGATTTATAGCTGGAAGTTCTGCAATTGATTTAAACTTTTGTAGAAATATAACAACAGATTTTTTTGCTAAATACGTACTTTTGCATTCATTTGCTGCATCAAAGTGCAAAAAAGGTTCAAATGCTTCCGCTATTGGTGACGAATTATCAAAATTAATTAGAAATATAAAAACGAGACAAATATCTTGA